In the genome of bacterium, the window TTGCCCCCCGGCTTCAGGACGCGGAAGCACTCCCCCATCATGTAGCGGGCTTCCGGAAAGGAGAGGTGTTCTATCAGGTGCTCGCAGAAAATATAGTCGAAGCTGTCATCCGGAAAAGGGAACCGCCGGCAGGCATCGAGGTACACAAAACGGCTGTCTTTTGGCGAGAAATCCGTGTTCAGCCAGTCATCGAGGGCGGCGTGTCCGGCGCCGATCTGCAGCTTGCGCACCGGGTGCGCGCGGAGATAGGCGTTGATTTTGCCGGTGCGAATCGCGCGGCAGAAGAGGCACCACAATTGCCGCTTCACCCACCGGACGCCATTTTCGATGAAGATGAAGTGGCGAAAGAATTTTTTGACCCGCTTTGAACTGATCATGGCTACCCGCGCGTTTTATGTTTCCCCGGTGTTCTCCCGGCCAGAACTGTGAATGGCGGCCACGATACCGCAAAACCCGACGGAGGACGCCCAGCGGAAAACCTCTCGTCAAAGCGCGCTTCAGGCCGGCACCCTGCCGCCGCACAGACGTCATCCTCCTGGAGCGCGGCGGCCGGCCACGGGGGCGGAAAAACTAGATAAAATGGCGGAAATAGCGCCCGAGCAGAAATGCGATGGGCTTGCCTTCTTGCAGCCAGGGCATGATGAGGTCGCCGAGGACATCCCACCAGAGCATAAACGCCGCAAAACCGGCCAGGTTGGAAAAGCCATGATTGCGGGAGAAGGACTTCCAGTCAAAGCTCCAGGATGGGCATGGATGCGGGATCCTCATCGGGAGCCACCGCGCGACACGGGCGCAGTATGCGTCATAGGCCGCCCCATGAATCACTCGAAGATGCGCTTCCTCCCGCTGCACGCGGTAGCGGAACACCAGGAACGCCAAGAGCGGAAAAAGAACGGCCACCCATGCATAACCCATTGCCGCCCCCACGCCGGCGGCCAGGAGAATGTTTGCGATATAGAGCGGGTTCCGGGAGAAGGCGTAGGGGCCCTTCATGGCCAGAACGGCTTTCTTCTTCTCCATGTTCCCGAGAGACCAGCAGCGCAACAAAACACCCAGAGCCAACAAGACGATGCCCAAGGTCTTCGGCTCTTTTTGAGAGAACACCGGAATGAGCAGCGCGGCGTTCGTGGCGACAAGGACCCGGTAGTGGTTCCAGTGCAGCCGCTTCCTGAAACCCATCAATTTTTCCCTCTCGTGACAACACGCAGGTTCATGCCCATCCGCTCCGGGAGGGGCCCGTATACAGCGAAAAAGAAGACAGAAAACCTCCGCTCAAGATGCCACACTCTGGAACGCATCGTCAAAATACAGGGTCAGGACGACACCCAGCCGCCGCCGAACATGATGTCACCCTCGTAGAACACCGCGGCCTGCCCCGGCGCCACGGCGCCCAGCGCGGCGGGATCCTCGGGCACCACCTCGGCGAAACCCTCCGGCAGGAGCCTGACCCGGCAGGCGGCGGGGCGCTGGCGGTGGCGCACCTGAACGAGAAGGCGCGCCCCCTCCTCCGGGATCGGGACCGACCAGGCGACCCGCTCCGCGAGAAAGCGCTCGCGGCGGAGTTCCTCCCGCCCGCCGATCACCACCGTGGCCGCCCCGGACTGAAGCTCCAGCACATAGCGCGGGGCGCCGCCGCCCAGGCCGATCCCCTTGCGCTGGCCGACGGTGAAGTTCGTGATCCCGGGGTGCGCACCCAGGGCCCTCCCCTCCCGATCGACGATGGGGCCCGGCTGATCGATTCCGGGCCGCTCGCTCTGCAGAAAGGCGCGGTAATCGTCCTTGGGGACGAAGCAGATCTCCTGGCTCTCGGGCTTCTCGGCGGTAGGCAGCCCCAGCCGCCGGGCGATCTCCCGTGTCTGGCTTTTCTCGAAGTCGCCGAGGGGGAATATCGCACCGGCAAGCTGCGCCTGGCTCATCCCGAAGAGGAAGTAGGTCTGATCCTTCTCGCGGTCGGCGCTGCGCCCCAGGGTGAGGCGGCCGTTTTTTTCCACGAGGCGCGCATAGTGGCCCGTCGCCAGCTTCTCCGCCCCGAATCCCCTGGCCTTCTCGGCCAGATAGTCGAACTTCACCACCTGGTTGCAAGCCACGCAGGGGACCGGCGTGCGCCCCCGGGCGTACTCTTCGATGAAATTTTCGATCACCTGCTCGCGAAACGCCTCGCGCACGTCCAGCACATAGAACGGGATGCCCAGCTTCGCCGCCACCGCGCGGGCGTCGGCCAGATCGCGCGGGGCGCAGCAGCCCCGGTGGAAGGATTCGGTCACCGGCCGATCGGCGAGGCGGAGCCCCACCCCCACGACCTCATGGCCCGCCTCGGCCAGCAGCGCGGCGGCCACCGAACTGTCCACCCCGCCGCTCATGGCGACGACCACCCGCTCACCCATTGCCGCCCGCCCTTCTCTTTCGTGGAAAACCTGCGGAAAACCGTGAAAAATCTGTGGGAGGAAGGAAAACGGCAAGCCGAATCGCCCGCTTCCGCTCCCGGGGCAATTTATACCCCAGCGGAGAAGAAACCTCCAGATAATCCCGGAGTGCTTTCGGGAATCGGCGCGGCAGATGCGGGATGGGGAGGCGGGGGGCTAGACGCCCAGGTAGAACTTCTTGATCATCTCGTTTTCCGCCAGCTCTTTTGCGTCCTTGCCCTCAAACTCAATCTGGCCGTGGACGATGATGTAGCCGCGATCGGCGATCTTGACCGCCTGGTTGAAGTTCTGCTCGGCCATCAGGACGGTCAGGTTGTACTTTTCCTTCAGCTCCTTGATCTTGGCGATGACGCGGCTCACCAAAATGGGGGCGAGCCCCACAGAGGGCTCATCCACCAGCAGGATCCTGGGCGCCGACATGAGGGCGCGGGCCACGGCCAGCATCTGCTGCTCGCCCCCGCTCATGCTGCCGGCGAGCTGGTGCTTGCGCTCCTCAAGGATGGGGAAGGCTTCGAAGCAAAACTCGATGTTCCGGCCGATATCCTTGCGGGCCGCGGGCCGGTAGGCGCCCAGGAGGAGATTCTCCTCGACGGTCAGCAGCGGGAAGAGCCGCCGGCCCTCCGGCACGAGAGCGACTCCCAGGTTGACGATCTCCTCCGGCGTCTTGCCCGCCAGATTGATACGCTCGCCGTCGATCTCCAGGTAAATTTCTCCGCTGGTGGGCGGGATAATGCCCATGATGCACTTGATCAGCGTGCTCTTTCCGTTGCCGTTCGTGCCGAGGAGGACGACCGTCTCGCCGTCGTTCACCTCGATCGAAACCCCGTGCAGCACCTGGACGGAGCCGTAGCCCGCCTCCAGATTGTTGACGACCACTCTATTCGCCAAGATAGGCCCTTTCCACTTCTTTGTTGTTGACGATTTCGTCCGGCTTCCCTTCGGCGATCTTCTGGCCCGCGTCGAGAACCACGATACGCTCGGAGAAGTTCATCACCGCACGCATGATGTGTTCGATCATGATGATGGTGATTCCCCCCTCGTTCAGCTTGAAGAGAATCTCGAGGATGCCGTCCACCTCGTTGGCCGAGAGGCCCGCCATCGCCTCATCGGAGATCAGCAGCTTCGGTTTCGCCGCCATGGCCCGCGCCAGCTCCAGCTTGCGCATATCGATCTGCGTCAGATCGGCGGGATACAAGTTCGCCCGGTCGGCCAGGCCGATTTGATCGAGGATGTCCATCGCCTCGGCGACGACATTGCCTCCGTGCGATTTGGCATGGGCCGTGTACTCAAGCGGAATGCAGAGGTTCTCGCAAAGGGTCATGCTGGTAAAGGGCTTGGGAATCTGGAAGCTGCGGGCAATACCGCGGCGCGTCCGCTGGTAGGCGGGCAACACGCCGATGTCCTCCCCGGCGAAAAGAATCTTGCCGCCGTCGTTCCGCAGGGCGCCGGAGATGCAATTGATCAAGGTCGTCTTGCCCGAGCCGTTCGGGCCGATCAGGCCGAAGCGCTCGTTCTTGTTCACGTGCAGGCTGACCTCAGAGAGGGCGTGAAAGCCCCCGAAGCGCTTCGTCACGCCCTGGATATCGAGAAGCGTCTCGCTCATCCGCCTGCCCTTCCCGCGACCCGGCCGCGCAGCTTCCGCAGCAGGCCCACAATGCCCTCGGGAGCGAACACGACGAAGCCGACCAAAAGGCTTCCCACAATGAGCAGGTTCATCTCCGCCGAGAGGGTGACGATCGCGATCTGCTGCGCCGTCCCGACGAGGACGGCGCCGATCACCGGGCCGAGCCAGGTCGTCGTCCCGCCGATCATGGGCATCGCCAGGCTGTTGACCGCATAGTCGAGGTGGAAAGCCGATGTCGGCTCGATGTAGACAACGAAGTAGGAGAACGGCGCACCGACGATGCCCATCATCGCTCCGCTCAGCGTGGTCGCAAAAAGCTTGAGCTTGAGAATCGGCACCCCCATGCACTCGGCCGCCTCCTCGTTGTCGCGGATCGCGGCCATTCCTCTTCCCACCCAGGAGTTTTCGATCAGCCAGGCGACAATTACCGCCGCGACGGCGAGGGCGGCCATGATGAAGAAGAGGAATTCATCGTAATTCGAGAAAAACGGGACGCTCCGGGGCTTGAGAATGGCCGTCCCCTTTCCGCCGCCCACATAATCCCAGTTCGAGACCACCATCTGGAGGACGACGGCCAGCGCCAGGGTGGCGATGGAGAAGAAGACCCCCCTCAGCCGGAGGGTGAGATAGCCGATTCCCAGCCCCATCAGGCCTGACACCGCGCCCCCCGCGATGAGAAGCACGTACAGGGGCGGCTTCCAGGCGATGATCAGCGCCACCGCCGTATAGGCGCCCATGGCGAAGAAAGAAGCCGTCCCGAAGTTCACGTAGCCGGTATATCCCCCCAGAATGTTCCAGGCAGTCGCCAGGGCAATGTACTGGAGCACGACATAGGCGGCCTTGTAGTAGAACCGGTTCTCCATAAACACCGTGACGAAGAACGCGATCACGATCAGCGCGGCCGCCAGGAGCAAGAACCGTGTCTTTCCGTTC includes:
- a CDS encoding methyltransferase domain-containing protein codes for the protein MISSKRVKKFFRHFIFIENGVRWVKRQLWCLFCRAIRTGKINAYLRAHPVRKLQIGAGHAALDDWLNTDFSPKDSRFVYLDACRRFPFPDDSFDYIFCEHLIEHLSFPEARYMMGECFRVLKPGGKIRVSTPDLDVVMGFLAREKTGIQERYIEFAFRRWIS
- a CDS encoding isoprenylcysteine carboxylmethyltransferase family protein yields the protein MGFRKRLHWNHYRVLVATNAALLIPVFSQKEPKTLGIVLLALGVLLRCWSLGNMEKKKAVLAMKGPYAFSRNPLYIANILLAAGVGAAMGYAWVAVLFPLLAFLVFRYRVQREEAHLRVIHGAAYDAYCARVARWLPMRIPHPCPSWSFDWKSFSRNHGFSNLAGFAAFMLWWDVLGDLIMPWLQEGKPIAFLLGRYFRHFI
- the mnmA gene encoding tRNA 2-thiouridine(34) synthase MnmA, with translation MGERVVVAMSGGVDSSVAAALLAEAGHEVVGVGLRLADRPVTESFHRGCCAPRDLADARAVAAKLGIPFYVLDVREAFREQVIENFIEEYARGRTPVPCVACNQVVKFDYLAEKARGFGAEKLATGHYARLVEKNGRLTLGRSADREKDQTYFLFGMSQAQLAGAIFPLGDFEKSQTREIARRLGLPTAEKPESQEICFVPKDDYRAFLQSERPGIDQPGPIVDREGRALGAHPGITNFTVGQRKGIGLGGGAPRYVLELQSGAATVVIGGREELRRERFLAERVAWSVPIPEEGARLLVQVRHRQRPAACRVRLLPEGFAEVVPEDPAALGAVAPGQAAVFYEGDIMFGGGWVSS
- a CDS encoding ABC transporter ATP-binding protein, whose translation is MANRVVVNNLEAGYGSVQVLHGVSIEVNDGETVVLLGTNGNGKSTLIKCIMGIIPPTSGEIYLEIDGERINLAGKTPEEIVNLGVALVPEGRRLFPLLTVEENLLLGAYRPAARKDIGRNIEFCFEAFPILEERKHQLAGSMSGGEQQMLAVARALMSAPRILLVDEPSVGLAPILVSRVIAKIKELKEKYNLTVLMAEQNFNQAVKIADRGYIIVHGQIEFEGKDAKELAENEMIKKFYLGV
- a CDS encoding ABC transporter ATP-binding protein, coding for MSETLLDIQGVTKRFGGFHALSEVSLHVNKNERFGLIGPNGSGKTTLINCISGALRNDGGKILFAGEDIGVLPAYQRTRRGIARSFQIPKPFTSMTLCENLCIPLEYTAHAKSHGGNVVAEAMDILDQIGLADRANLYPADLTQIDMRKLELARAMAAKPKLLISDEAMAGLSANEVDGILEILFKLNEGGITIIMIEHIMRAVMNFSERIVVLDAGQKIAEGKPDEIVNNKEVERAYLGE
- a CDS encoding branched-chain amino acid ABC transporter permease, with product MKNGKTRFLLLAAALIVIAFFVTVFMENRFYYKAAYVVLQYIALATAWNILGGYTGYVNFGTASFFAMGAYTAVALIIAWKPPLYVLLIAGGAVSGLMGLGIGYLTLRLRGVFFSIATLALAVVLQMVVSNWDYVGGGKGTAILKPRSVPFFSNYDEFLFFIMAALAVAAVIVAWLIENSWVGRGMAAIRDNEEAAECMGVPILKLKLFATTLSGAMMGIVGAPFSYFVVYIEPTSAFHLDYAVNSLAMPMIGGTTTWLGPVIGAVLVGTAQQIAIVTLSAEMNLLIVGSLLVGFVVFAPEGIVGLLRKLRGRVAGRAGG